One genomic window of uncultured delta proteobacterium includes the following:
- a CDS encoding conserved membrane hypothetical protein (Evidence 4 : Homologs of previously reported genes of unknown function) gives MIADFVEKFKESTVSVVPIMAIVVLLSLTIAPLGEGQLPQFLAGGVLLILGLSTFLVGAEISMVPFGQRVGSALTRKRSLALMLFASFAIGFAITIAEPDVQVLATQVSDIMPGMDRNMLLMMIAVGVGIFLLVGTGRIVLQIPLRYLLIGFYIALFGMCALVDAGFVGVAFDAGGATTGPITVPFIMAMGVGVAAAGRRKESSDGDDSFGLVGLASIGPIAAVVVFGLTSGSSMAETAGEQGASAVLSVADAFLSVLPHITQEIALALLPLFIIFIIFQVLLLRLPAEQVKRMVFGLIYAYIGLVAFMTGVSGGFSPVGKSLGFALGAYSASVLIPVGFVLGAVVVCAEPAVWILTQQIEEISGGYIQRKIMFAALSISIAVAVVLGMLRVVTGMSIWYVLIPGYALALMLTRFCPPLFTAIAFDSGGVASGPMATTFILSLTLGASAACGGNPATDAFGMIAMIAMAPLITIQILGMIFNQLEKRQKQREAFRKGDKES, from the coding sequence TTGATAGCTGATTTTGTCGAAAAATTTAAAGAATCCACGGTTTCGGTCGTTCCGATAATGGCCATTGTGGTGCTGCTCAGCCTGACCATCGCCCCCCTGGGGGAGGGGCAGCTCCCGCAGTTTCTGGCCGGGGGCGTGCTGTTGATCCTGGGACTCAGCACGTTTCTGGTCGGCGCGGAAATTTCGATGGTCCCTTTCGGCCAGCGGGTGGGTTCGGCCCTGACGCGCAAGCGCAGCCTCGCCCTTATGCTGTTCGCGTCCTTCGCCATCGGGTTCGCCATCACCATCGCGGAACCGGACGTGCAGGTTCTGGCGACGCAGGTCTCCGACATCATGCCCGGTATGGACCGGAACATGCTGCTCATGATGATCGCCGTGGGGGTGGGTATTTTTCTGCTCGTCGGCACCGGCCGCATCGTGCTGCAAATTCCCCTGCGGTACCTCCTGATAGGATTCTATATCGCGCTCTTCGGCATGTGCGCCCTGGTGGACGCCGGGTTCGTGGGCGTGGCCTTTGACGCCGGCGGCGCGACAACCGGCCCCATTACCGTGCCGTTCATCATGGCCATGGGCGTGGGCGTGGCCGCCGCCGGGCGCAGGAAGGAAAGTTCCGACGGGGACGACAGCTTCGGCCTGGTCGGGCTTGCGTCCATCGGGCCCATTGCCGCGGTGGTCGTGTTCGGGCTCACGTCCGGCAGCAGCATGGCGGAAACCGCCGGCGAGCAGGGCGCATCCGCGGTCTTGTCCGTGGCGGACGCGTTTTTGTCCGTCCTGCCGCACATCACGCAGGAAATCGCCCTGGCCCTGCTGCCCTTGTTCATTATTTTCATCATCTTCCAGGTTCTGTTGCTGCGGCTGCCCGCGGAACAGGTAAAACGTATGGTTTTCGGCCTCATCTACGCCTATATCGGGCTGGTGGCCTTCATGACCGGCGTTTCCGGCGGGTTTTCCCCGGTGGGGAAATCGCTCGGTTTCGCGCTCGGCGCGTATTCGGCCTCCGTCCTCATTCCCGTGGGGTTTGTCCTCGGGGCGGTGGTTGTCTGCGCGGAACCGGCCGTCTGGATCCTGACCCAGCAGATTGAGGAAATCTCCGGCGGGTACATTCAGCGCAAGATCATGTTCGCGGCCCTTTCCATCAGCATCGCGGTGGCCGTGGTCTTAGGCATGCTCCGCGTGGTGACCGGCATGAGCATCTGGTACGTGCTCATTCCCGGCTACGCCCTGGCGCTCATGTTAACGCGGTTCTGCCCGCCGCTCTTCACGGCCATTGCCTTTGACTCCGGCGGGGTGGCCTCCGGCCCCATGGCCACAACCTTTATCCTGTCCCTGACGCTCGGCGCGTCCGCCGCCTGCGGCGGCAACCCGGCCACCGACGCCTTCGGCATGATCGCCATGATCGCCATGGCGCCGCTCATTACCATCCAGATACTCGGTATGATTTTCAACCAGTTGGAAAAACGCCAGAAACAGCGGGAAGCGTTTCGTAAGGGAGACAAAGAATCATGA
- a CDS encoding conserved membrane hypothetical protein (Evidence 4 : Homologs of previously reported genes of unknown function), giving the protein MTKRLVSMACLVLAAALFCLHVAALDADAARFGGGKSFGSKPSYSRSAPAPSGSQQQGAYANRQTQNPANPAATAARPGMGSGFRGMMGGLLAGSLLGALLFGGPHAGFGIMDMVLVALAAFLALKLIKLFMSRRAAGEGAGNARAAGDFTPRPDPWQGMQGSPGGGSAEQPGPSSGGPDIRLAGFDQEDFLRGAKMVYARLQDSWDKRDVDDIATFATQAIVSEVRAQAEADPTPSTTEIMLVNASLVSAERDGDVDVATVYFDVLLRENPDAQVPSQVRELWHFIRPSGSTESWRLDGIQQVA; this is encoded by the coding sequence GTGACGAAACGTCTTGTCAGCATGGCGTGCCTTGTTTTGGCCGCCGCTCTTTTTTGCCTGCACGTTGCCGCTCTTGATGCCGACGCCGCCCGGTTCGGCGGCGGGAAGTCTTTTGGGAGCAAGCCGTCGTATTCGCGCAGCGCGCCCGCCCCGAGCGGTTCGCAACAGCAGGGCGCGTATGCCAACCGCCAGACCCAGAACCCGGCCAACCCCGCGGCCACGGCGGCCCGGCCCGGCATGGGCTCCGGGTTCCGCGGCATGATGGGCGGCCTTCTGGCCGGGTCTCTGCTCGGGGCTCTCTTGTTCGGCGGTCCCCATGCCGGGTTCGGCATCATGGATATGGTGCTGGTCGCCCTGGCGGCGTTCCTGGCGTTGAAGCTCATCAAGCTGTTCATGAGCCGCCGGGCCGCCGGGGAAGGCGCGGGCAACGCCCGCGCGGCGGGGGATTTCACCCCGCGTCCCGACCCCTGGCAGGGCATGCAGGGCAGCCCGGGCGGCGGTTCGGCGGAACAGCCCGGCCCGTCATCCGGCGGCCCGGATATCCGGCTTGCCGGGTTTGACCAGGAGGATTTCCTGCGCGGTGCCAAAATGGTGTATGCCCGCTTGCAGGATTCCTGGGACAAGCGCGACGTGGACGATATCGCCACCTTCGCCACCCAGGCCATCGTCAGCGAAGTCAGGGCCCAGGCCGAGGCCGACCCCACCCCCTCCACCACCGAGATCATGCTGGTGAACGCCTCGCTCGTTTCCGCCGAGCGGGACGGTGACGTGGACGTGGCCACCGTGTATTTCGATGTTCTGCTGCGGGAGAACCCGGATGCCCAGGTTCCCAGCCAGGTCCGCGAGTTGTGGCATTTCATCCGGCCTTCCGGCTCAACCGAGTCCTGGCGGCTGGACGGCATCCAGCAAGTTGCGTAA
- a CDS encoding exported hypothetical protein (Evidence 5 : No homology to any previously reported sequences) produces the protein MFKKVLAFTVLLSLGAASHAGAACSTEEATAKAQAFQQAIMEVVQKDQKKYQDVMAAMQNDLPKLQQANNLDAICTFYDDWTAKLKK, from the coding sequence ATGTTCAAAAAAGTTCTCGCCTTCACTGTTCTCCTGTCTCTCGGCGCGGCCTCCCATGCCGGGGCCGCCTGCTCCACCGAAGAAGCGACCGCCAAGGCCCAGGCATTCCAGCAGGCCATCATGGAGGTCGTCCAGAAAGACCAGAAGAAATACCAGGACGTCATGGCCGCCATGCAAAACGACCTCCCAAAACTGCAACAGGCCAACAACCTCGACGCCATCTGCACATTCTATGATGACTGGACCGCCAAGCTGAAGAAGTAA
- a CDS encoding Regulatory protein, P-II family, translated as MSLAFMPGKLLISMVGRHKGEKFVSIAKAAGARGGTILFGRAVVDNKILQALFLADVQQDIVFTLMRDEADAVISAVCATCREQPKKLGGIAFVLDVSGMLVRQNQNAPKTTEPAKGARSEKMESGYTLLTVIVNNGYADDVMAQARKAGARGGTILTGRGTASEEDVQFFGITLVPEKEVLMIVTEKELVTPILDAIRTVPTLAEPGGGIVYSMNVEEFILLGQ; from the coding sequence ATGAGTCTTGCCTTCATGCCCGGAAAACTGCTCATCAGCATGGTGGGCCGCCACAAGGGCGAAAAGTTCGTGTCCATCGCCAAGGCGGCCGGAGCGCGCGGCGGCACCATCCTGTTCGGCCGCGCGGTCGTGGACAACAAAATTTTACAGGCCCTTTTCCTGGCCGACGTGCAGCAGGATATCGTCTTCACCCTGATGCGGGACGAAGCGGACGCCGTTATCAGCGCGGTTTGCGCAACCTGCCGCGAACAGCCCAAAAAACTGGGCGGCATCGCCTTTGTGCTGGACGTTTCCGGCATGCTCGTCCGCCAGAACCAGAATGCGCCAAAGACCACCGAGCCCGCCAAGGGCGCGAGGAGCGAAAAAATGGAATCCGGATATACCCTGCTGACGGTTATCGTGAACAACGGCTACGCCGACGACGTTATGGCCCAGGCCAGAAAAGCCGGGGCGCGCGGCGGCACCATCCTGACCGGGCGCGGCACGGCTTCCGAAGAGGACGTGCAGTTTTTCGGCATCACCCTGGTGCCGGAAAAGGAAGTGCTCATGATCGTCACGGAAAAGGAACTGGTCACCCCGATCCTTGACGCCATCCGCACGGTGCCGACCCTGGCCGAACCCGGCGGCGGCATCGTCTACTCCATGAACGTCGAGGAGTTTATTCTGCTGGGGCAGTAA
- the nrdD gene encoding NrdD: MHFTSVSKRNGDIVPFNAGKITAAIAKAGAATGEFDEREARRLTIRALAYARDMGLMDPPAVEELQDIVEAVLLDSPFRKTAKAYILYRDQRSQMRNLASKAGIELMEGYLGKLDWRIRENSNMGFSLQGLNNFISSDITSEYWLSRIYGQKIRDAHRDGDLHLHDLNLLSVYCVGWDLMDLLREGFKGIAGNVESAPPKHFRSALGQLVNFFYTLQGEAAGAQAVSSFDTLLAPFIRHDGLTYKEVKQALQEFVFNINIPTRVGFQTPFTNITMDMDAPVTLANTPVVIGGKDQDTTYADYQHEMDMLNQAFAEVMMEGDNKGRVFTFPIPTYNITKDFDWGGKRFEAIWKMTGRYGIPYFSNFVNSDMSPEDARSMCCRLRLDNRELRKRGGGLFGANPLTGSVGVVTVNLPRIGYQAATEQEFFARLTEMVHLAKESLTIKRKELERFTEGGLYPYTTFYLRDVKARTGKFWTNHFSTIGIVGMNEACLNLLGKDIASPEGQAFAVRAMNYLRTLLENIQEETGEFFNLEATPAEGTSYRLALLDQKRFPDCRFANTEQVKTGAAPFYTNSTHLPVDHTDDIFDALDHQDALQPLYTGGTVLHGFIGEEITDTAVVRDIVRKITGKYTLPYFTLSPTFSVCQAHGYHKGEVAACPSCGNAMEVYTRVVGYLRPVNRWNNGKQAEYARRKTYGVPVPAAASMPEQQELQGAAN; this comes from the coding sequence ATGCATTTTACGTCTGTTTCCAAACGCAACGGCGACATCGTCCCTTTTAACGCGGGCAAGATCACGGCGGCCATAGCCAAAGCCGGCGCGGCCACCGGGGAATTTGACGAGCGCGAGGCACGGCGGCTGACCATCCGGGCGCTCGCCTATGCCCGCGACATGGGCCTCATGGACCCGCCCGCCGTGGAGGAGTTGCAGGATATCGTCGAGGCGGTGCTTCTTGACTCGCCCTTCCGCAAAACCGCGAAAGCGTACATCCTGTACCGCGACCAGCGCTCCCAAATGCGCAACCTCGCCTCCAAGGCCGGCATCGAACTGATGGAGGGCTACCTCGGCAAGCTGGACTGGCGCATCCGCGAGAACAGCAACATGGGCTTCTCCCTCCAGGGGCTGAACAACTTCATCTCCTCCGACATCACCAGCGAGTACTGGCTTTCCCGCATCTACGGCCAGAAGATCCGCGACGCGCACCGCGACGGCGACCTGCACCTGCACGACCTCAACCTGCTCTCGGTCTACTGCGTGGGCTGGGACCTCATGGACCTTCTGCGCGAAGGTTTCAAGGGCATCGCGGGCAACGTGGAAAGCGCGCCGCCCAAGCATTTCCGCTCCGCCCTCGGCCAGCTGGTCAACTTTTTCTACACCCTCCAGGGGGAAGCCGCGGGCGCGCAGGCCGTGTCCAGCTTCGACACGCTCCTCGCCCCCTTCATCCGCCACGACGGCCTTACGTACAAAGAGGTGAAGCAGGCGTTGCAGGAGTTCGTGTTCAACATCAACATCCCCACCCGCGTCGGGTTCCAGACGCCGTTCACCAACATCACCATGGACATGGACGCGCCCGTGACGCTGGCGAACACGCCGGTCGTCATCGGCGGCAAGGACCAGGACACGACCTACGCCGACTACCAGCATGAAATGGACATGCTGAACCAGGCCTTTGCCGAAGTGATGATGGAGGGCGACAACAAGGGCCGGGTCTTCACCTTCCCCATCCCCACCTACAACATCACCAAGGATTTCGACTGGGGCGGCAAGCGGTTCGAAGCCATCTGGAAGATGACCGGCCGCTACGGCATCCCGTATTTTTCCAACTTCGTGAACTCCGACATGTCGCCGGAAGACGCGCGCTCCATGTGCTGCCGGCTGCGCCTGGACAACCGCGAGCTCCGGAAACGCGGCGGCGGCCTGTTCGGCGCCAACCCGCTCACCGGGTCCGTGGGGGTGGTGACCGTCAACTTGCCGCGCATCGGCTATCAGGCCGCCACGGAACAGGAATTTTTCGCCCGCCTGACCGAGATGGTACACCTTGCCAAGGAAAGCCTGACCATCAAACGCAAGGAGCTTGAGCGCTTCACCGAGGGGGGCCTCTATCCGTACACCACCTTCTACCTGCGCGACGTGAAGGCCAGAACCGGAAAATTCTGGACCAACCATTTCTCCACCATCGGCATCGTGGGCATGAACGAAGCCTGCCTGAACCTGTTGGGCAAGGACATCGCCTCCCCCGAAGGGCAGGCCTTTGCCGTGCGCGCCATGAACTACCTGCGCACGCTTCTGGAAAACATCCAGGAGGAAACCGGCGAATTCTTCAACCTGGAAGCCACTCCGGCGGAAGGCACCAGCTACCGCCTGGCCCTGCTCGACCAGAAACGCTTCCCGGACTGCCGCTTCGCCAACACCGAGCAGGTCAAAACCGGGGCCGCGCCCTTTTACACCAACTCCACCCACCTGCCCGTGGACCACACCGACGATATTTTCGACGCCCTGGACCACCAGGACGCCTTGCAGCCCCTGTACACGGGCGGCACTGTCCTGCACGGGTTCATCGGCGAAGAAATTACGGATACCGCCGTGGTCAGGGATATCGTTCGTAAAATTACCGGTAAGTATACGCTTCCCTATTTCACCCTGTCTCCCACGTTCAGCGTGTGCCAGGCCCACGGGTACCACAAGGGCGAGGTCGCCGCGTGCCCGTCCTGCGGCAACGCCATGGAAGTGTATACCCGCGTGGTCGGGTACCTTCGGCCCGTGAACCGCTGGAACAACGGCAAACAGGCCGAGTACGCGCGCCGCAAGACGTACGGCGTGCCCGTGCCCGCCGCGGCCTCCATGCCGGAACAACAGGAGCTCCAGGGCGCGGCGAATTAA
- the htpG gene encoding Chaperone protein HtpG codes for MAKAKTLKFKAETQKVLNILTHSLYTNREIFLRELLSNASDALDKLRFLQSKGEEVRDSGLPLQISITVDKDAGVLQIADTGLGMTERELIDNLGTIAKSGSEEFRNAMETGEKAPEGEETGEGVSGETAEDSGETATATGASGAASGENEAPSGTAAPSASQIIGRFGVGFYSVFMVADHVEVISKAAQGDEPPHVWTSEGIGSFSIRPLEGVEADTYARGTVIRATLKDDAKEFLQAYRLKDVIRRHSNFLPFPINLEGEQINTTPALWRESKFAITREQYNEFYTYLTQDDTPPLEVIHLSVDAPVQFNALIFIPDAEADYFNVQRDQWGLDLYARRVLIERGNKELVPEYLAFLKGVVDTEDLPLNISRETLQENVVLRKISQTIVKQVLSHLEKMAANDKEKYGAFWKRHGKYFKFAFQDYANRDKVAPLLRFASSASEGGSPGASADGATSFDAYLERAKPDQKEIWYLAAPSLEAAKVNPHMERFRRKGLEVLYLLEPVDEFALDSLGKYKDHPFRAVEQAEAKDLDAFPDVDDARPETKALSDEEKTSLDGLVGRMRAILGDRVKDIRVSERLAGSPAVLVSPDGVSSSMEKLMRVMQKNEEIPKKILEINPDHPLFRSILRIFASSPENPVIADVVNGLFDNVLLLDGYLGDPYLMADRNLKLMDKAASWYADLLKI; via the coding sequence ATGGCCAAAGCAAAAACACTCAAATTCAAGGCTGAGACCCAAAAGGTACTCAATATCCTGACGCACTCCCTGTACACCAATAGGGAGATTTTCCTGCGCGAGCTGCTCTCCAACGCTTCCGACGCGCTGGACAAGCTCCGCTTCCTCCAGAGCAAGGGCGAGGAGGTCCGTGATTCCGGCTTGCCGCTCCAGATCAGCATCACCGTGGACAAAGACGCGGGCGTGTTGCAAATCGCGGATACCGGCCTCGGTATGACGGAACGGGAACTTATCGATAACTTAGGCACCATCGCCAAATCCGGTTCCGAGGAATTCCGGAACGCCATGGAAACCGGGGAAAAGGCCCCGGAAGGCGAAGAGACCGGGGAAGGAGTTTCCGGCGAAACGGCCGAGGATTCCGGCGAAACAGCGACGGCGACCGGTGCGAGCGGGGCGGCTTCCGGTGAGAACGAAGCGCCTTCCGGCACTGCCGCGCCGTCCGCTTCGCAGATTATCGGCCGGTTCGGGGTGGGGTTTTATTCCGTGTTCATGGTGGCGGACCATGTTGAGGTCATCTCCAAGGCCGCCCAGGGCGACGAGCCGCCCCACGTCTGGACCTCGGAAGGGATCGGCAGCTTCAGCATCCGGCCTCTGGAAGGCGTGGAAGCGGATACCTACGCGCGCGGCACCGTTATCAGGGCCACGCTCAAAGACGACGCCAAGGAGTTTCTGCAAGCCTACCGGCTCAAGGACGTCATCCGCAGGCATTCGAATTTCCTGCCCTTCCCCATCAACCTGGAAGGCGAGCAGATCAACACCACGCCCGCCCTGTGGCGCGAATCCAAATTCGCCATCACGCGGGAGCAGTACAACGAATTTTACACCTACCTGACCCAGGACGACACGCCGCCGCTGGAGGTCATCCATCTTTCCGTCGACGCGCCGGTCCAGTTCAACGCCCTGATTTTCATCCCGGACGCGGAAGCGGACTATTTCAACGTGCAACGCGACCAGTGGGGGCTTGATCTCTACGCCCGCCGGGTGCTCATCGAGCGGGGCAACAAGGAGCTGGTCCCGGAATACCTGGCCTTCCTCAAGGGCGTGGTGGATACCGAGGACCTGCCGCTCAACATTTCCCGCGAAACCTTGCAGGAAAATGTGGTGCTGCGGAAAATTTCGCAGACCATCGTCAAGCAGGTGCTCTCCCACCTGGAAAAGATGGCCGCCAACGACAAGGAAAAATACGGCGCCTTCTGGAAGCGCCACGGCAAATACTTCAAGTTCGCGTTCCAGGATTACGCCAACCGCGACAAGGTGGCGCCCCTGCTGCGGTTTGCCTCGTCCGCTTCGGAAGGGGGTTCGCCCGGGGCTTCGGCTGACGGCGCGACCAGCTTTGACGCATACCTGGAACGCGCCAAACCGGACCAGAAGGAGATCTGGTACCTGGCCGCCCCGTCCCTGGAAGCGGCGAAGGTCAACCCGCACATGGAACGCTTCCGCCGCAAGGGCCTTGAGGTGTTGTACCTCCTGGAGCCGGTGGACGAGTTCGCCCTGGACAGCCTCGGCAAGTACAAGGATCATCCGTTCCGCGCCGTGGAGCAGGCCGAGGCCAAGGACCTCGACGCGTTCCCGGATGTGGACGACGCCCGCCCCGAGACAAAAGCCCTCAGCGACGAGGAGAAAACCTCCCTTGACGGCCTGGTGGGACGCATGCGCGCCATTTTGGGCGACAGGGTCAAGGATATCCGCGTCTCGGAACGCCTTGCCGGGAGCCCGGCTGTTCTGGTCTCCCCGGACGGCGTCAGTTCGTCCATGGAAAAATTGATGCGCGTGATGCAGAAAAATGAGGAGATCCCCAAAAAGATCCTGGAAATCAATCCGGATCATCCCCTGTTCCGGAGCATCCTGCGGATTTTCGCCTCCAGCCCGGAAAACCCCGTCATCGCGGATGTGGTCAACGGCCTCTTTGACAACGTCCTGCTCCTGGACGGGTACCTCGGCGACCCGTACCTCATGGCCGACAGGAACCTCAAGCTGATGGACAAGGCCGCGTCCTGGTACGCGGATCTGCTTAAAATCTGA
- a CDS encoding putative Protein YiaL (Evidence 3 : Function proposed based on presence of conserved amino acid motif, structural feature or limited homology): MIYGLLADWQRDKRYFPAVFDAAFAFLAANDAALLADGKHPVDGERLFASVESLRTQDEQMRRFEAHKKYLDIQLLLTGREKHRYAPSLDGMAITEDLLRERDLAFYTPPASHSDLILGPGHYAVYFPGEPHSPCCAATPGGEDIRKIVFKILWP; encoded by the coding sequence ATGATTTATGGGCTGCTTGCGGATTGGCAAAGGGACAAGCGATACTTTCCGGCGGTGTTTGACGCGGCGTTCGCGTTTCTTGCGGCAAACGACGCGGCCCTGCTCGCGGACGGCAAGCATCCCGTTGACGGGGAGCGGCTCTTCGCCTCCGTTGAAAGCCTGCGCACCCAGGACGAACAGATGCGCCGGTTCGAAGCCCATAAAAAATATCTCGATATCCAACTCCTCCTCACGGGCCGCGAAAAGCACCGCTACGCGCCGAGTCTCGACGGCATGGCCATTACCGAGGACCTTTTGCGGGAACGCGATCTCGCGTTTTACACGCCGCCCGCGTCTCACAGCGACTTGATCCTCGGCCCCGGCCATTACGCCGTGTATTTCCCCGGCGAGCCGCACTCTCCCTGCTGCGCCGCCACGCCCGGCGGCGAGGACATTCGCAAAATCGTCTTCAAAATTTTGTGGCCCTGA
- a CDS encoding hypothetical protein (Evidence 5 : No homology to any previously reported sequences): MRKAYTETGKHPRAGRAGRGGHAMRASRARANLQRGALRVHKGAAHRQTTTGYGKSMTLAQKIQQNRKARGVTQEELAAALDVSHQSISKWESGQTIPGLDKVLLLSAYFGVSTDYLLKDEAENKNADETAPPPVPQPQAVTAASRPGYWAYLGTALAAAGLLGIILLWVQSLLDPPYALGKQLNHLEKFSFYIRYHEMETRLTLAAAVTLLGAAIILLRRFRRIAKERQEAAARKGV, encoded by the coding sequence ATGCGCAAGGCGTACACGGAAACCGGAAAGCACCCTCGCGCCGGGCGCGCCGGACGCGGTGGGCACGCCATGCGCGCGTCACGCGCGCGCGCGAATTTACAGCGCGGCGCATTGAGGGTACATAAGGGGGCGGCGCATCGCCAGACCACCACCGGATACGGGAAATCAATGACCCTTGCCCAGAAAATCCAGCAGAACCGCAAGGCGCGCGGGGTGACCCAGGAGGAACTCGCGGCGGCCCTCGACGTTTCCCACCAGTCCATATCAAAATGGGAATCCGGCCAGACCATACCGGGGTTGGACAAGGTCCTGCTCCTGAGCGCGTACTTCGGCGTTTCCACGGACTATCTCCTGAAAGACGAGGCGGAAAACAAAAACGCGGACGAAACCGCCCCGCCGCCGGTACCGCAGCCGCAAGCGGTCACTGCCGCGAGCAGGCCAGGGTACTGGGCATACCTGGGAACAGCCCTTGCCGCCGCCGGGCTTTTGGGGATCATACTGCTCTGGGTCCAGTCCCTTCTCGACCCGCCGTACGCGCTCGGCAAGCAACTGAATCACCTTGAAAAATTTTCCTTTTACATCCGCTACCACGAAATGGAAACGCGGCTGACGCTCGCCGCCGCCGTAACGCTGCTGGGGGCGGCGATCATTCTGCTGCGCCGGTTCAGGCGAATCGCGAAAGAGAGGCAAGAAGCGGCAGCGCGGAAAGGCGTTTGA
- a CDS encoding hypothetical protein (Evidence 5 : No homology to any previously reported sequences) — MFEESGFFDEVIITASDEVYADICGKEAVVLHGSRDKDGLWLAVYVPGDKVWKVKACDIVPTGRRVLAPALP; from the coding sequence ATGTTTGAAGAATCCGGGTTTTTTGACGAGGTCATCATAACCGCTTCGGACGAAGTCTATGCCGACATTTGCGGCAAGGAAGCCGTGGTGTTGCACGGGTCGCGGGACAAGGACGGCCTCTGGCTTGCCGTGTACGTCCCCGGCGACAAGGTCTGGAAAGTAAAAGCCTGCGACATCGTACCCACAGGGCGCCGTGTGTTGGCTCCCGCCCTTCCGTAA
- the PflA gene encoding Pyruvate-formate lyase-activating enzyme has product MLFGGFQKLTTIDFPGLVSALAFTQGCNFHCPYCHNAQLMPETPLPGAAPAPDLDGILAFLRKRQGLLDGITISGGEPCFQSGLDFLCREAKALGYKVKLDTNGSFPQVVERLLRGHLLNYVAVDVKTAPEAYAPALTRDENAGEKLRETLRLLAASSVPFEARTTCVEPFVTAETVPAMAAIVPKKAPWFFQRANLPEKAEGMRALADAEITALIPRSHRKARLRA; this is encoded by the coding sequence ATGCTCTTCGGCGGGTTTCAGAAGTTGACGACCATCGACTTTCCCGGCCTTGTCAGTGCGCTTGCGTTCACCCAGGGGTGCAACTTTCACTGCCCGTATTGCCACAACGCGCAGCTTATGCCGGAGACGCCCCTTCCCGGTGCCGCGCCCGCGCCGGATCTTGACGGCATCCTGGCGTTTCTGCGCAAACGCCAGGGGCTTCTGGACGGCATAACCATTTCCGGCGGCGAGCCCTGCTTCCAGAGCGGCCTCGATTTCCTGTGCCGGGAGGCCAAGGCGCTCGGCTACAAGGTCAAGCTGGATACCAACGGTTCCTTTCCCCAGGTGGTGGAACGGCTGCTGCGCGGCCACCTGCTCAATTACGTGGCCGTTGACGTGAAGACCGCCCCGGAGGCCTATGCTCCGGCCCTGACGCGGGACGAAAACGCCGGGGAAAAGCTGCGGGAAACGCTCCGCCTGCTCGCGGCATCAAGCGTGCCGTTCGAGGCGCGCACCACCTGCGTCGAACCGTTCGTGACGGCCGAAACCGTCCCGGCCATGGCCGCGATCGTCCCCAAAAAGGCTCCCTGGTTTTTCCAGCGGGCGAACCTTCCCGAGAAAGCGGAAGGCATGCGCGCTCTTGCCGATGCGGAAATAACGGCCCTCATCCCCCGCTCCCACCGTAAAGCCCGGCTCCGCGCATAA